From the genome of Oncorhynchus clarkii lewisi isolate Uvic-CL-2024 chromosome 11, UVic_Ocla_1.0, whole genome shotgun sequence, one region includes:
- the LOC139420701 gene encoding divergent protein kinase domain 1C-like: MWSLRRAMGPEPSRGRCLLRWLGMKVCRRSTLVFALLWFGSWVFLNGLVFVHRTILSDYCTDDKSKKILQRVCEEYREGALTGDLCEDLCVSGQVEYRRCLYYENGKKVIEARWRGTPVVLKSKLENFSSYESLGLLEYQDPAEELSPLDVVFYATLEIRNSLGLDISGNASLPPLWGQRLREHGQAYSRAELASLWSLLQQEEYTFLRVLQDLSRHLAKVLGSCGHFYAVEYLSAGHAWDQNIFSLEEVSAGPRTARDMVHRIALSFLDMAWRFDNDFSHRLHLCDIKPENFAIRKDLTVVAIDVDMAFFEPKMRDILEQNCTNDDDCNFFDCISKCNMKTNKCSSKRRNSNLQVICEKIFRPWFSPTLLGAKAGLPPQVDLQRAVQECVDTAGGEDEEQDRAVQKRLLDLLTGLLHQGTSSEHWGEGGEDREGIHPHTALNF; the protein is encoded by the exons ATGTGGTCGTTGCGGAGGGCCATGGGGCCAGAGCCATCGCGGGGGCGCTGTCTGCTCAGGTGGCTCGGGATGAAGGTGTGCCGCAGGAGCACGCTGGTGTTCGCCCTGCTCTGGTTCGGCTCCTGGGTGTTCCTCAATGGCCTGGTGTTTGTGCACCGGACCATCCTCTCCGACTACTGCACGGACGACAAGAGCAAGAAGATCCTGCAGAGAGTG tgtGAGGAGTATCGCGAGGGCGCCCTAACCGGTGACCTGTGCGAGGACTTGTGCGTGAGCGGCCAGGTGGAGTACAGGCGCTGCCTCTACTACGAGAACGGTAAGAAGGTGATCGAGGCCCGGTGGCGTGGCACGCCCGTGGTGCTCAAGTCCAAACTGGAAAACTTCTCCTCATATGAAAGCCTGGGTCTCCTGGAGTACCAGGACCCAGCCGAAGAGCTCTCTCCCCTGGACGTGGTCTTCTACGCCACCCTGGAGATCAGGAACTCCCTGGGGCTGGATATAAGCGGCAACGCCTCTCTGCCGCCGCTGTGGGGCCAGAGGCTTAGGGAGCATGGGCAGGCCTACTCGCGGGCCGAGCTAGCATCACTGTGGTCCCTGCTCCAGCAGGAGGAGTACACTTTCCTGAGGGTGCTGCAGGACCTCAGCCGGCACTTAGCCAAGGTGTTGGGCTCCTGTGGACACTTCTACGCTGTGGAGTACCTGTCGGCAGGCCACGCCTGGGACCAGAACATCTTCTCGCTGGAGGAGGTATCGGCGGGCCCACGGACGGCGAGGGACATGGTGCACCGCATCGCCCTTAGCTTCCTGGACATGGCGTGGCGCTTCGACAACGACTTCTCGCACCGCCTCCACCTGTGTGACATCAAGCCGGAGAACTTTGCTATCCGGAAGGACCTTACA GTGGTGGCTATAGATGTGGACATGGCCTTCTTCGAGCCCAAAATGCGAGACATCCTTGAGCAGAACTGCACTAACGACGACGACTGCAACTTCTTTGACTGCATATCCAAATGCAACATGAAGACGAACAAGTGCAGTTCCAAGCGGAGAAATAGCAACCTGCAG GTGATCTGTGAGAAGATCTTTAGGCCCTGGTTCTCTCCCACGCTGCTGGGCGCCAAGGCGGGCCTCCCCCCCCAGGTGGACCTCCAGCGGGCGGTGCAAGAGTGCGTAGACACTGCGGGGGGCGAGGACGAGGAGCAAGACCGGGCTGTCCAGAAGCGGCTGCTAGACCTCCTCACGGGCCTCCTCCACCAAGGGACATCCTCTGAGCATTGGGGCGAAGGGGGAGAAGATAGAGAGGGCATTCACCCTCACACAGCTCTTAACTTCTGA